The proteins below come from a single Gemmatimonadota bacterium genomic window:
- a CDS encoding MFS transporter, with the protein MTAVAPDASPTTASLDDVARKRILTVLFVGVFMAALDAAVVAPAVPALRAAFGVDNRQIGLVTIVFSLGSLTATALMAALSDRFGRRAIYLLDVAGFALGSAIIATAPSFGVLLVGRAIQGLSAGGITPTASAVVGDLFPSEQRGRVLGLIGATFGMAFLFGPVIASVLLVVASWPWIFLLNLPIAVVVFVMGARALPTARAFETLPPFDYAGITVLAVMLAALTLGINRALDMALGVTLWPGLLALAVIGVPTLIAVERRAAVPIVPLSLFATRQLRTTWILCTGAGFGMGSVIFISSVAVAALGTPSKKAGLLLLPLVLASSVASAGFGRVQHQLGGRLVMRIGFALLAAGSGLIAVLSSQLWLFMTATLLIGAGVGVVVGGTLRTIVLDEVDARQRGSASALVNIGIAIGNLMVVATLSALADRAGGGMAGLRAAYGFAAAVQLAMMGVSWLLREQVPASAAPPRSA; encoded by the coding sequence ATGACCGCCGTTGCCCCTGACGCCTCCCCGACAACCGCCTCGCTCGACGACGTCGCCCGCAAACGGATCCTCACGGTCCTCTTTGTCGGCGTCTTCATGGCCGCCCTCGATGCCGCCGTCGTCGCCCCGGCCGTTCCCGCCCTCCGCGCCGCCTTTGGCGTCGACAATCGGCAGATCGGCCTCGTCACCATCGTCTTCAGCCTTGGTTCGCTCACGGCGACGGCGCTGATGGCAGCGCTGAGCGACCGCTTCGGCCGCCGGGCCATCTACCTGCTCGACGTGGCCGGCTTCGCGTTAGGCTCGGCGATCATCGCGACGGCGCCGAGCTTTGGCGTCCTCCTGGTCGGGCGCGCCATCCAGGGGCTGAGCGCCGGCGGGATCACGCCGACGGCGAGTGCGGTGGTGGGCGACCTCTTTCCCAGCGAGCAGCGCGGGCGCGTCCTGGGGCTCATCGGCGCGACATTCGGGATGGCCTTCCTTTTCGGCCCCGTCATCGCCTCGGTCCTGCTGGTGGTGGCGAGCTGGCCGTGGATCTTCCTCCTCAACCTCCCCATCGCCGTGGTGGTCTTCGTGATGGGGGCGCGAGCGCTGCCCACGGCGCGGGCGTTCGAGACGCTCCCACCCTTCGACTACGCCGGGATCACCGTCCTTGCCGTGATGCTCGCCGCCCTCACGCTGGGCATCAACCGCGCGCTCGACATGGCGCTGGGGGTGACGCTGTGGCCCGGGCTCCTCGCGCTCGCGGTGATCGGCGTCCCCACGCTCATCGCCGTCGAGCGGCGCGCGGCAGTCCCCATCGTCCCACTCTCGCTCTTCGCCACCCGCCAGCTGCGGACGACGTGGATCCTCTGCACGGGGGCCGGCTTCGGGATGGGGAGCGTGATCTTCATCTCGTCGGTCGCGGTGGCCGCGTTAGGTACGCCGAGCAAGAAGGCCGGGCTCCTCCTCCTCCCGCTCGTCCTCGCCTCGTCGGTCGCCTCCGCGGGATTCGGGCGCGTGCAGCACCAGCTGGGCGGGCGCCTGGTCATGCGCATCGGCTTCGCCTTGCTGGCCGCGGGGTCCGGGCTCATTGCCGTGCTCTCGTCGCAGCTCTGGCTCTTCATGACGGCGACCCTCCTCATCGGCGCCGGCGTCGGCGTCGTCGTCGGCGGGACGTTGCGCACCATCGTCCTCGACGAAGTCGACGCGCGTCAGCGCGGCTCGGCCTCCGCACTGGTCAACATCGGGATCGCCATCGGCAACCTCATGGTGGTGGCGACGCTGAGCGCGCTCGCCGATCGCGCCGGTGGCGGGATGGCGGGGTTGCGCGCGGCCTACGGCTTTGCCGCCGCGGTGCAGCTGGCGATGATGGGGGTGAGCTGGCTGCTGCGGGAGCAGGTACCCGCTAGCGCAGCGCCTCCACGATCGGCGTAG
- a CDS encoding MarR family transcriptional regulator, which translates to MSSIRQNVQLGLADPDAPDAQRVLLFRLLVANAHEVRTRMDRLLAESGLTTQQAMLLQVLQGQEEPPTLTQFAALLGMSHQNLKQIAAVLVRKGLVEIRPDPADARVRRLHLTARHRRLWKQRDPGDHAEVAGWSGALSDREVRATVKSLGALYESLVAAREEERDA; encoded by the coding sequence ATGTCCAGCATCCGTCAGAATGTCCAACTCGGGCTAGCCGACCCGGACGCGCCCGACGCGCAGCGCGTCCTGCTCTTTCGGCTCCTGGTGGCCAACGCGCACGAGGTGCGCACCCGCATGGACCGGCTGCTGGCCGAAAGCGGGCTGACGACGCAGCAGGCCATGCTGCTGCAGGTCCTGCAGGGGCAGGAGGAACCACCCACGCTCACGCAGTTCGCCGCCCTCCTGGGGATGAGTCACCAGAACCTCAAGCAGATCGCGGCGGTGCTGGTGCGAAAGGGACTCGTGGAGATCCGCCCGGACCCTGCCGATGCGCGCGTGCGACGTTTGCACCTGACCGCGCGTCATCGGCGGCTGTGGAAGCAACGGGATCCCGGCGACCACGCGGAGGTGGCCGGGTGGAGCGGCGCACTGAGCGACCGCGAGGTGCGCGCCACGGTGAAGTCGCTCGGCGCGCTGTACGAGTCGCTCGTCGCGGCACGGGAGGAGGAGCGGGACGCCTGA
- a CDS encoding ankyrin repeat domain-containing protein, with product MSGPKAPAAGDGQARESIDALAARFLAALRADDAAAAKAMLEATPAIARYGIHTAAAIGDPAAVRALLEADRSRARQRLPGDDVEPLLYAVHDDLKRALGVSEEEQLATVRALLDAGADANASAPLPDVSDSIPALYFPCVRGNVAVARLLLEHGADPTDGESLYHAAQHDHRECLELLLAFGADVHRGPDGHGNTPLHFLAAHTPDNRIAPKAMRGLAWLLEHGADPNVPSHAGRAGQPQAGETPLHRAAAVGHGEAVLRALVEHGARVDLRRDDGASAYQLAVRVGNTGGAAYLASVGADTTLTPVDRLLGACASGDDATARAVVAGNPGILASLGPGERDALGLALVRGDVDTVRLMVSLGWPLTQEGEWGGTPLHWAAWNGSVEMVRVLLEAGAPVNQRDSRYGSSPIAWCAHGSRFCERGNDEDYPAIVHLLVDAGATRPESFNQWSESPESMARASVVAALEARGFAG from the coding sequence ATGAGCGGACCGAAGGCACCGGCTGCTGGCGACGGGCAGGCGCGCGAGTCCATCGATGCGCTGGCGGCTCGGTTCCTCGCCGCGCTGCGCGCCGACGATGCCGCCGCCGCGAAGGCGATGCTCGAGGCCACGCCGGCGATTGCGCGGTACGGCATCCACACCGCCGCAGCGATTGGCGACCCGGCCGCGGTGCGGGCGCTCCTCGAGGCCGACCGCTCGCGCGCCAGGCAGCGCCTGCCGGGCGACGATGTGGAACCGCTGCTCTACGCGGTCCATGACGACCTCAAGCGCGCGCTGGGCGTAAGTGAGGAAGAGCAGCTGGCGACGGTGCGCGCGCTGCTCGATGCCGGGGCCGATGCCAACGCGTCGGCGCCGCTCCCTGATGTATCGGACTCCATCCCGGCGCTGTACTTCCCGTGTGTGCGGGGAAACGTGGCGGTCGCGCGCCTCCTGCTCGAGCACGGTGCCGACCCCACTGACGGCGAGAGCCTGTATCACGCGGCGCAGCACGATCACCGGGAATGCCTCGAGCTGCTCCTCGCCTTTGGCGCCGACGTGCACCGCGGCCCCGATGGGCACGGCAACACGCCACTGCACTTCCTCGCCGCGCACACGCCGGACAATCGCATCGCGCCCAAGGCGATGCGTGGCCTGGCGTGGTTGCTCGAGCACGGCGCGGATCCGAATGTGCCGAGCCATGCGGGACGTGCAGGCCAGCCCCAAGCCGGCGAAACGCCGTTGCATCGCGCCGCAGCCGTGGGGCATGGCGAGGCGGTGCTGCGCGCGCTCGTCGAACACGGCGCGCGAGTCGACCTCCGTCGTGACGATGGCGCGAGCGCCTACCAGCTCGCCGTTCGAGTCGGCAACACGGGCGGGGCAGCGTACCTCGCCTCCGTCGGTGCCGACACGACGCTGACCCCGGTCGATCGCTTGTTAGGCGCGTGCGCGTCCGGCGACGACGCGACGGCCCGCGCCGTGGTCGCCGGCAACCCCGGGATACTGGCGTCGTTAGGCCCGGGCGAACGCGACGCACTGGGGCTCGCGCTCGTACGTGGCGACGTCGACACGGTGCGTCTCATGGTCTCCCTCGGCTGGCCGCTCACGCAGGAGGGGGAGTGGGGAGGGACGCCGCTACACTGGGCCGCGTGGAACGGCTCAGTGGAGATGGTCCGCGTCCTCCTCGAGGCCGGCGCACCCGTGAACCAGCGCGATTCCCGGTATGGCAGCTCCCCCATCGCCTGGTGCGCGCACGGCTCGCGCTTCTGCGAACGCGGCAATGACGAGGACTATCCCGCGATCGTGCACCTGCTCGTTGACGCCGGCGCCACGCGCCCCGAGTCGTTCAACCAGTGGAGTGAATCGCCGGAGAGCATGGCGCGGGCGAGTGTCGTGGCGGCGCTCGAGGCGCGAGGGTTCGCGGGGTAG
- a CDS encoding AraC family transcriptional regulator: MTAPAPATPDRRVPRARYGVSHRLGEVEYLDVRFAGHRFAPHSHPVFALGAVRVGACTIWHRGVAHTARPGDLVLFNPDEPHSADQVGGETWDYCAVYVSRASLESWLPAHGAGVRLGGVVGHAPVLAAELTSICHRLGDDPESARVETRFARFVRAIFAEFGDSTPHDEYAGESDTVWAVREYLDACYARPIRLEELAAIAGTSTFALIRSFSRAFGMPPYRYLTNLRIARAQELLRLGRPISDTAFSTGFSDQAHFTRFFRRIVGVPPGVWARGGVATRRPSFRLERRAMAARRRSCVPRLPMGFRAMADLPQRY, from the coding sequence GTGACGGCGCCTGCCCCCGCGACACCAGACCGACGCGTCCCCCGCGCCCGATACGGCGTCTCCCACCGGCTCGGCGAGGTCGAGTATCTCGACGTGCGCTTTGCCGGGCACCGCTTCGCCCCGCACAGCCATCCCGTCTTCGCGTTAGGCGCCGTGCGCGTGGGCGCGTGCACCATCTGGCACCGCGGCGTCGCGCACACCGCGCGCCCCGGCGACCTGGTGCTCTTCAACCCCGACGAGCCGCACTCGGCCGATCAGGTGGGGGGCGAGACGTGGGACTACTGCGCCGTTTACGTCTCGCGTGCGAGCCTCGAGTCGTGGCTCCCCGCGCACGGCGCGGGCGTGCGCCTGGGCGGCGTGGTGGGGCATGCCCCGGTCCTCGCCGCCGAGCTGACGAGCATCTGCCACCGACTGGGTGACGATCCGGAAAGTGCGCGAGTCGAGACGCGCTTCGCGCGCTTCGTACGAGCCATCTTCGCGGAGTTTGGCGACAGCACGCCCCACGATGAATACGCGGGCGAGTCCGACACCGTCTGGGCGGTGCGCGAATACCTCGACGCCTGCTACGCGCGCCCCATCCGTCTCGAGGAGCTTGCGGCGATCGCGGGTACGAGCACTTTCGCGCTCATCCGCAGCTTCTCGCGTGCCTTCGGCATGCCGCCGTATCGCTATCTCACCAACCTGCGCATTGCGCGCGCACAGGAGCTGTTGCGCCTGGGGCGCCCAATCAGCGATACCGCCTTCTCCACCGGCTTCAGCGACCAGGCGCACTTCACGCGCTTCTTCCGGCGCATCGTGGGGGTGCCGCCCGGCGTCTGGGCGCGGGGGGGGGTGGCGACGCGCCGCCCTTCGTTCCGGCTCGAGCGCCGCGCGATGGCCGCACGCCGGCGCTCCTGTGTTCCGAGGCTGCCGATGGGCTTCCGCGCCATGGCTGATCTTCCGCAACGGTACTAG
- a CDS encoding MBL fold metallo-hydrolase, producing the protein MRTPLALSLLALLASSAAIAQSPATSNGFTVEKLADGVYATIRREPPSLFFEPNNLFIIGERDVIVVDAQFSLASTRATLAALRRLTNKPVRYVINTHPHDDHITGNQVYRDAFPGVEFIAHRATRDTMVHAGAAKRADFVQSLPGTIGFFRRLLASGKGPAGAPITDEERAGFASDSLLGTRYLADAAQLVTVPATIIVDDRFELRQGARVIELLHLGGGHSAGDLVVHLPNERIVASGDLVVLPVPLVGSTSHPAAFAEAVTKLRALRATTIVPGHGPILHDDAKLADIEAMLRDIVAQVARAVARGDTLAAVRRAVDLTAHRDRFAGTSALQRFAFANYVTDPAVAAAFADAQRPGPAGEALSAVQRTLGAHTSSDYRASSPRASRQARSTAGAMKNASKARPTASSPCANRSLNAARSTARRVASRSSPLATASRACARVDSRSSTSRSR; encoded by the coding sequence ATGCGCACCCCGCTCGCCTTGTCGCTGCTGGCGCTGCTCGCCTCGTCCGCTGCGATCGCACAGTCGCCGGCGACCTCCAACGGCTTCACCGTCGAGAAGCTCGCCGACGGCGTCTACGCAACCATCCGGCGCGAGCCCCCCAGCCTCTTCTTCGAACCCAACAACCTCTTCATCATCGGCGAGCGCGACGTCATCGTGGTCGACGCGCAGTTCTCGCTCGCCTCCACGCGCGCCACCCTCGCCGCGCTGCGCCGCCTGACCAACAAGCCGGTGCGCTACGTGATCAACACGCACCCGCACGACGACCACATCACCGGGAACCAGGTCTATCGCGACGCCTTCCCTGGTGTGGAGTTCATCGCGCACCGCGCCACGCGCGACACGATGGTCCATGCAGGGGCGGCCAAGCGCGCCGACTTCGTCCAGTCGCTCCCCGGCACGATCGGTTTCTTCCGGCGCCTGCTCGCCAGCGGCAAGGGGCCGGCGGGCGCCCCCATCACCGACGAGGAACGCGCCGGCTTCGCCTCCGACTCCCTGCTCGGCACGCGCTACCTGGCCGACGCGGCGCAGCTCGTGACCGTTCCCGCCACCATCATCGTCGACGACCGGTTCGAGCTGCGGCAAGGGGCGCGCGTCATCGAGCTCTTGCACCTGGGGGGCGGACACAGCGCCGGCGATCTCGTGGTGCATCTCCCTAACGAGCGCATCGTCGCCTCCGGCGACCTGGTGGTGCTTCCGGTCCCGCTGGTCGGCTCGACCTCGCACCCCGCCGCCTTCGCTGAGGCGGTGACGAAACTGCGCGCCCTGCGCGCGACGACGATCGTCCCCGGGCACGGCCCCATCCTGCACGACGACGCGAAGCTCGCCGACATCGAGGCGATGCTGCGCGACATCGTGGCACAGGTGGCTCGTGCCGTCGCGCGCGGCGACACGCTCGCCGCCGTGCGTCGTGCGGTCGACCTTACCGCGCATCGCGACCGCTTCGCTGGCACCTCGGCGCTGCAGCGCTTTGCCTTCGCCAACTACGTCACCGATCCCGCCGTCGCCGCTGCCTTCGCCGACGCGCAACGGCCCGGACCTGCGGGCGAGGCGCTCTCCGCGGTGCAACGGACCCTCGGCGCGCACACATCGTCCGACTACCGCGCGAGTTCGCCGCGCGCCTCGCGCCAGGCGCGTTCGACCGCCGGTGCGATGAAGAACGCGTCGAAGGCGCGCCCGACTGCCTCGTCGCCCTGCGCGAATCGCTCCCTGAACGCGGCAAGATCCACCGCCCGCCGTGTCGCCTCGAGGTCGAGCCCCTTGGCCACGGCGTCGCGCGCCTGCGCGCGGGTCGACTCCAGGAGCTCGACCAGCAGGTCGAGGTAG
- a CDS encoding S9 family peptidase, translating into MRLSAALLTCALALPANAVAQQSTPPDTADPNLFLEEMTGARAMAWVKQENEKTAAVLEKDPRYASILKAAVTMASAKDRLPYVEFLGGQLYNFWRDETHVRGIWRRTTLASYRTASPQWTTVLDLDALATAEKANWVWHGADCVQPGEDRCLISLSDGGEDAVTVREFDLKSRSFVPNGFTLPRAKLRVAWAGRDTILFAREMQAGELTTSGYPFIVRRLARGQSLEQAVEIYRGSASDGGYGVTPFTLVDARGRRTSFIDRPLSTFEAEHYLVRGADVVKLAIPLKASIVEVIDGSAIVRLSTEWTTGTATIPSGAVAAFDLAVAAKTPSALAPTLVYAPGPREAVEGVTATRRRLLIDVMQNVRGRVLAFTRGAGGQWTHTSVALPDNVSTRTMGTDAGGERALISVTGYLTPSSIWLADAATATARTLKSLAPRFDASKSVVEQREATSKDGTKIPYFMVHPKGMALDGNNPTIIYAYGGFEASMTPAYNEDAGKLWVEQGGVFVVANIRGGGEFGPAWHDAGLKTKRQVIYDDFQAVAEELIARKVTSPRRLGIQGGSNGGLLMGVQLTQRPDLWNAVDIQVPLLDMLRFEQIQAGASWVGEYGSVSVPEERAFLAKISPYHNLKPGVKYPTPLIWTTTKDDRVGPQHARKFAAKMAAMGLPYFFYEVIEGGHGSGANIEQQAHTTALEYTYFARQLMDQERRFVP; encoded by the coding sequence ATGCGACTCTCCGCCGCCCTCCTCACCTGCGCCCTCGCCCTCCCGGCGAACGCCGTCGCGCAGCAGTCGACCCCGCCGGACACCGCCGACCCCAATCTCTTCCTCGAGGAGATGACCGGCGCGCGCGCCATGGCGTGGGTCAAGCAGGAAAACGAGAAGACCGCCGCGGTCCTGGAGAAGGACCCGCGCTACGCCTCGATCCTCAAGGCCGCGGTCACGATGGCGAGCGCGAAGGACCGGCTCCCCTACGTCGAGTTCCTGGGGGGACAGCTCTACAACTTCTGGCGCGACGAGACGCACGTGCGCGGGATCTGGCGGCGCACGACGCTCGCCTCCTACCGCACGGCCTCGCCGCAATGGACGACCGTGCTCGACCTCGACGCGCTCGCCACGGCGGAGAAGGCGAACTGGGTCTGGCACGGCGCCGACTGTGTGCAGCCCGGCGAGGATCGTTGCCTGATCTCGCTCTCCGACGGAGGCGAGGACGCGGTGACGGTCCGCGAGTTCGACCTCAAGTCGCGCAGCTTCGTCCCGAACGGCTTCACCCTCCCGCGCGCCAAACTGCGTGTTGCCTGGGCGGGTCGCGACACGATCCTCTTCGCCCGTGAGATGCAGGCGGGGGAGCTCACGACGTCGGGGTATCCCTTCATCGTCAGGCGCCTCGCGCGTGGGCAGTCGCTCGAGCAGGCGGTCGAGATCTATCGTGGGAGCGCCAGTGACGGCGGCTACGGCGTTACCCCCTTCACCCTCGTCGACGCCAGGGGGCGCCGCACCTCGTTCATCGATCGTCCGCTCTCGACCTTTGAGGCCGAGCACTATCTGGTGAGAGGGGCTGACGTCGTGAAGCTCGCGATCCCCCTCAAGGCGAGCATCGTCGAGGTGATCGACGGGTCGGCGATCGTCCGTCTCTCCACGGAGTGGACGACCGGGACCGCGACGATCCCGAGCGGCGCCGTCGCGGCCTTCGACCTCGCCGTCGCGGCGAAGACGCCGTCCGCACTCGCGCCAACGCTCGTCTACGCCCCGGGTCCCCGCGAGGCGGTGGAAGGGGTCACGGCCACGCGACGCCGACTCCTCATCGACGTCATGCAGAACGTGCGGGGGCGCGTCCTCGCCTTCACCCGCGGCGCAGGGGGACAGTGGACACACACCTCGGTCGCGCTCCCCGACAACGTCTCGACGCGCACCATGGGGACCGACGCCGGCGGCGAGCGGGCGCTGATCAGCGTCACGGGCTACCTGACGCCGAGCAGCATCTGGCTCGCCGATGCCGCAACGGCGACCGCGCGAACGCTCAAGTCGCTCGCCCCCCGCTTCGACGCGTCGAAGAGTGTCGTCGAGCAGCGTGAGGCAACGTCGAAGGACGGGACGAAGATCCCGTACTTCATGGTGCACCCGAAGGGGATGGCGCTGGACGGGAACAACCCGACGATCATCTACGCCTACGGCGGCTTCGAAGCCTCGATGACGCCGGCCTACAACGAGGATGCCGGCAAGCTCTGGGTGGAGCAGGGCGGGGTCTTCGTCGTCGCCAACATCCGCGGCGGCGGCGAGTTTGGCCCGGCGTGGCACGATGCGGGGCTCAAGACCAAGCGCCAGGTGATCTACGACGACTTCCAGGCGGTGGCCGAGGAGTTGATCGCGCGCAAGGTGACGTCACCGCGCCGTCTGGGAATCCAGGGCGGCTCCAACGGCGGATTGCTGATGGGCGTCCAGCTCACACAGCGCCCCGATCTCTGGAACGCGGTCGACATCCAGGTCCCGCTCCTCGACATGCTGCGCTTCGAGCAGATCCAGGCCGGGGCGTCGTGGGTGGGGGAGTACGGGAGCGTCTCGGTCCCCGAGGAGCGCGCCTTCCTGGCGAAGATCTCGCCGTATCACAACCTCAAGCCCGGCGTGAAGTACCCGACGCCGCTCATCTGGACGACGACCAAGGACGACCGCGTGGGGCCGCAACACGCGCGCAAGTTCGCGGCGAAGATGGCGGCGATGGGACTGCCGTACTTCTTCTACGAAGTGATCGAGGGGGGGCACGGCTCGGGGGCCAACATCGAGCAGCAGGCGCACACGACGGCGCTCGAGTACACGTACTTCGCGCGTCAGTTGATGGATCAGGAGCGCCGCTTCGTGCCGTGA
- a CDS encoding multicopper oxidase domain-containing protein, whose translation MSSILVGLSIATVFGLSVVPQSAPAQPATTRAPRAVARRQAPGRTIREARVTPNDNRRPAGTLRRDTLRLSLVARAGQWHPDAEDAPGVSIPAFAEEGRAPSVPGPLVRVPVGTTVLLTMRNALGGDSLRVQGLHQRPIATAADSATITLAPGELRELRFRLETPGTFYYWGTTTRRVLAFRTGLDAQLTGAIVVDPRGAVPNDGIFVLGMWTDTVAGSFVPRHRVPGVVDGRSWPNSERLTATVGDSVRWRLINASGDLHPMHLHGFYFKVTSRGDGTTDTHFTADRAQSAVTEAMNMGATYAMTWVPEHAGNWLFHCHIPEHFGPRAALGLPRDTAGAHAAHATTASHAQSGMSGLVLGVAVKRRGDAPAIAAGNDAAADAGRRSLRLLVRENAGSAPNAPLFGYAIHEGGTEPAPDSGRVAAPPLVVVRGQPVRITVVNRLSEPTAVHWHGIELESYYDGVPGFSGAGRRVTPLIAPGDSFVVRFTPPRAGTFIYHTHHDEERQQLAGLAGALIVREPDVPFDATRDHPIVITSPASQDEAARRVYFNAAEAPAPITVRVGETARLRLINMTLRRSGVRLRLKRGDTIVPWRLVAKDGAAIPASLVESRAFAQLLSIGETADLEVTGDEPGELQLEMRVGPLADARVLGVQRLRVVAR comes from the coding sequence TTGTCCTCGATCCTTGTCGGACTCTCAATCGCCACCGTGTTCGGGCTGTCGGTCGTGCCGCAGTCCGCGCCAGCCCAGCCGGCCACCACGCGCGCGCCCCGTGCCGTCGCCCGGCGGCAGGCGCCAGGGCGCACGATCCGCGAGGCGCGCGTCACACCTAACGACAACCGCCGTCCAGCGGGGACACTCCGGCGCGACACGCTGCGCCTGTCGCTGGTGGCGCGAGCCGGGCAGTGGCACCCCGACGCTGAGGACGCTCCCGGCGTGTCGATCCCGGCCTTCGCCGAGGAAGGGCGCGCGCCGAGCGTCCCGGGGCCGCTGGTCCGTGTCCCGGTGGGGACGACCGTGCTGTTGACGATGCGCAACGCGCTCGGCGGCGACTCGCTGCGCGTGCAGGGGCTGCACCAGCGCCCCATCGCCACCGCCGCCGATTCGGCCACCATCACCCTCGCCCCCGGCGAGTTGCGTGAGCTGCGCTTTCGGCTCGAGACGCCGGGGACGTTCTACTACTGGGGGACGACGACGCGCCGGGTGCTCGCCTTCCGTACCGGACTCGATGCCCAGCTCACCGGGGCCATCGTCGTCGACCCGCGCGGCGCCGTGCCTAACGACGGCATCTTCGTCCTCGGCATGTGGACCGACACCGTCGCCGGCTCGTTCGTCCCGCGGCATCGGGTGCCGGGGGTGGTCGACGGACGTTCGTGGCCCAACAGCGAGCGCCTCACTGCCACCGTGGGCGACTCGGTGCGGTGGCGCTTGATCAACGCGTCGGGCGACCTGCACCCCATGCACCTGCACGGTTTCTACTTCAAGGTGACGTCGCGCGGCGATGGGACCACCGACACCCACTTCACCGCCGACCGCGCGCAGAGCGCCGTGACCGAGGCGATGAACATGGGGGCGACGTACGCCATGACGTGGGTCCCAGAGCACGCCGGCAACTGGCTCTTTCACTGTCACATCCCCGAGCACTTCGGCCCGCGCGCCGCCCTCGGGCTCCCGCGCGACACGGCGGGGGCGCACGCCGCGCACGCCACGACCGCGTCGCACGCACAGTCAGGAATGAGCGGGCTGGTGCTGGGGGTGGCGGTGAAGCGGCGCGGCGACGCGCCGGCGATCGCCGCCGGCAACGACGCAGCGGCCGATGCCGGTCGTCGTTCGCTGCGGCTCCTCGTGCGGGAGAATGCGGGGAGCGCGCCTAACGCTCCGCTGTTCGGCTACGCCATCCACGAGGGAGGAACGGAGCCGGCCCCCGACTCCGGTCGCGTCGCCGCGCCTCCGTTGGTGGTCGTGCGCGGCCAGCCGGTACGCATCACCGTCGTCAATCGCCTGTCGGAGCCGACGGCGGTGCACTGGCACGGCATCGAGCTGGAGAGCTACTACGATGGCGTCCCCGGCTTCAGCGGGGCCGGGCGACGCGTGACACCGCTCATTGCGCCTGGCGACTCGTTCGTCGTGCGCTTCACCCCGCCGCGCGCCGGGACGTTCATCTACCACACGCATCACGACGAGGAGCGCCAGCAGTTGGCGGGACTCGCCGGCGCGCTGATCGTGCGCGAGCCCGACGTGCCGTTCGATGCGACGCGCGACCATCCCATCGTCATCACATCACCCGCCAGCCAGGACGAGGCGGCGCGGCGCGTCTACTTCAACGCCGCCGAGGCACCGGCGCCGATTACCGTGCGTGTCGGTGAGACCGCGAGACTGCGCCTCATCAACATGACGTTGCGACGCTCCGGAGTGCGCCTGCGCCTCAAGCGAGGCGACACGATCGTCCCCTGGCGATTGGTGGCCAAGGACGGGGCGGCGATTCCTGCGTCGCTCGTCGAGTCGCGTGCGTTCGCGCAGCTCCTCTCGATCGGCGAGACTGCGGACCTGGAAGTCACCGGCGACGAGCCGGGCGAGCTGCAACTCGAGATGCGCGTGGGGCCGTTGGCGGATGCGCGCGTGCTGGGGGTGCAGCGCCTTCGGGTGGTGGCGCGCTGA
- a CDS encoding DUF305 domain-containing protein, which produces MLTFRRSLVAAAVVASAVLGASPSTAHAQHSGHSGHITVPAGAPYTVADVEFMQGMIAHHAQAIYMSRMAESHKANPRVQRLAIKIDQSQVAEIRIMQEWLRSNDQMAPDTSSWRTMTMAGMLTTEQLAELDAATGTAFDRLFLTFMIQHHEGALQMVKELFATPRAGQEVDVNVFANDVVTVQTAEIGAMRQLLAQLPEK; this is translated from the coding sequence GTGCTCACGTTCCGTCGCTCCCTCGTCGCGGCCGCCGTCGTCGCCAGCGCCGTGCTCGGCGCCTCTCCCTCCACCGCCCACGCCCAGCATAGCGGGCACAGCGGCCACATCACCGTCCCCGCCGGCGCCCCCTACACGGTGGCAGACGTGGAGTTCATGCAGGGGATGATCGCCCACCACGCACAGGCGATCTACATGTCGCGCATGGCGGAGTCGCACAAGGCCAACCCGCGCGTTCAACGACTCGCGATCAAGATCGACCAGTCGCAGGTGGCCGAGATCCGCATCATGCAGGAGTGGCTGCGCTCCAACGACCAGATGGCTCCCGATACGTCGTCGTGGCGCACGATGACGATGGCGGGGATGCTCACGACCGAACAGCTCGCTGAGCTCGACGCCGCCACGGGCACCGCCTTCGACCGACTGTTCCTCACCTTCATGATCCAGCATCACGAAGGGGCGCTGCAGATGGTGAAGGAGCTCTTCGCGACGCCGCGCGCCGGCCAGGAGGTGGACGTGAACGTCTTCGCCAACGACGTCGTGACGGTGCAGACCGCCGAGATCGGGGCGATGCGGCAACTGCTTGCCCAACTGCCAGAGAAGTAG